From the Brachyspira intermedia PWS/A genome, the window TTTTTCAGAGAAAATAAGCATTTTGAGTATATGAAAAGTACATTTCTTCCAGATTGGGAAAAGAATTTTAAAGCTGGCAAAGTGAAAAATCTGAGAATATGGTCTGCAGCATGCTCAACTGGAGAAGAACCCTACACTATTCAAATGACTTTGCATGAATATTTTGGTGCTAATTATGATAAATATGATATAAAAGTTTTAGCTAGCGATATAGATACAAATGTATTGGCACATGGTAGAGCTGGTATTTATAAAGAAGAATCTGTTGAACCAATACAAGAAAATATATTAAGAAAATATTTTTTGAAAGGTACAGGTGATAAAGAGGGATTATATAAAGTTAAAGACATTTTGAAAAAGAATCTGTTTTTTAGACAATTAAATTTCAAAGATGAAGATTTTGATATTCATACTCAATTTGATTTGATATTTTGCCGGAATGTTATTATTTATTTTGATAAAGAATTCCAAAAGGAATTATTTAATAAATTTCATAGATATTTGAAAGAAGACAGTTTAGTATTTATAGGACATTCAGAAACATTATTTGGGGTGTCTGATAAATTTAAATATGTGGCAAGCAATATTTATAAAAAGATTTAACTAGGGGTGTATAATAATGATTGATTTTCCAGCAGCAGCCAATAGCAATTTTAAGAGAATCACAATATATAT encodes:
- a CDS encoding CheR family methyltransferase; translation: MEDMNEHMPALSDAEFNELVKIIYDKTRIQMTSHKRALVTSRLSKRLRALKMDSFREYIDFVKNAKDEELTNFVNAVTTNKTDFFRENKHFEYMKSTFLPDWEKNFKAGKVKNLRIWSAACSTGEEPYTIQMTLHEYFGANYDKYDIKVLASDIDTNVLAHGRAGIYKEESVEPIQENILRKYFLKGTGDKEGLYKVKDILKKNLFFRQLNFKDEDFDIHTQFDLIFCRNVIIYFDKEFQKELFNKFHRYLKEDSLVFIGHSETLFGVSDKFKYVASNIYKKI